The genome window TGTGGGAGGGCAACGGGGCGGCTCCTTTGCTCATTGCTTTCTAATTGGTCAAGGGGTACTTGCAACTGAGCCAGGCGGTCTTTTAGGTCTGGGAAAGCAGTGGTCCCCTCACCGGCAACATTTACAGTATTGTCTGGAGTATCTGCCGGTTGACTATCCTGAGATGAGTTTGCAGCTTGGTGATCGTTTGCTGGCCGGTCTGGTCCCACGGGTCTAGTCGGCGTAATGGCTTGGTATGTAACCTCAACGACCACCGGTGCATGATCGGGATCAGCGATTAGTTTCTGAACGGTTGGCAGCGAGGGCTGGTAGCCGGTCGGGGTTGGGACATTGAATGCGGGAAACGCCGGTAGCTTCCACGGTTGCTTGCCAAACTTTGTGGCCGTGACGGTTTGCGTATAGACTTTATCGCCGCCTGGCAGGTGGCAAATAATCTTTCTCGTGACTTGCTTCGTTTGGACCTGCTCTGCTGGCCTTTTTACCAGGAAGACGTAGAACGGGTCTTTATAATCATAGCAGATGAAAGAGTCCGGCAACTGGTCGCGGTTGATGTATTCCCAACCCTTAGGAGCCTCGGGCATCTGGACAATTCCCTTTTTGTCGACCGGCTGACAAAGCATTGGTACGACTCGGTTACCATTGACATCCTTGAAGAATATTCCGGCAAAAGTATTGGTTCGAATATCATCCTGCTTGAGCGGCCGGTAGGTAATTTCGACGTTACTAGGCTGGGTTTCCGGCGTAACAACGGTGACAGGAACAAACGGCTGGGATGGCTTATATCCCTGGTAGACCGGTGGGAAATATACCTGCCAAATGTTGGTGTCAGCACCGTCCGGACCTGGCGTCTTAGTTGCAGTCTGCGTAACGACAGCTTTTTCGCCGCTGACCGGGTTGATGACCGTTATTTGGCGGTCGACCGTGGCTGCCTGCTGGTCGCCCATTAGGACAGCTTCCTGTGCTGGCGCTTCTCCCGTTGGTACTGGGTCTGCTAACGCATTAGTCGACGCGAGTGTCAGCAGGGCAAGAGTAGAACACAGGGTGAGCGTGCCCTTAATCCTAAGTTTATTCATAAGTAATCCTCCTCGTAATTGATGTTCACTAAATATATACGGGAAGATTAGCCGACTGTACTAAAAAACTCGGTAAGAATTTTACTTCTTACCGAGTTAGTGGTGCTTAAAGGGCGTGGAGGACCTTTTCAACGTCGTCGACGATCTGCTTTGGCGTCAGGTGGTACCATTCGTACAGGACGTCTAATGGCACGTTATCAGCAAATTCCCGTGGGGCACCGAAGTTTAAGACCTTCATTGACTTTGGTCCGTAGTAACGGTCAATCGTTTCTCCAAAGCCCCCGCTGAGGTTGCCGTCCTCAAGGGTCACAACGACATCGTGGTTTTCGGCCAGGTGGTGGAGAACTTCTGGGTCAATCCCCGTGACCGACTTAGGATTGATCAACGTGGCATCAATGTTGAGCTTTGCCTTTAGTTCGGCGCGGACATCCTCCCCTAGTTTCCAAAAATCACCAACGGCCATAATAGCGACTTCGCTTCCCTGGTGTGCAATGTCATATTGGATGTTGCTGTAATCATCCTGCGTGGCCCGGCCATGCAGTAACGGCTTTTCTGGCTGGCGAATGACTACCGGCTGGTCGGTCTGCTTGATGGCCCACCGGAGCATTGAAATCAACTCTTCCACGTTTGTTGGTGCCAAGTACTCAATATTCGGCAGGTCGCTGATCATTGAGATATCAAAGGACCCCTGGTGTGTGGCTGACTCAGTCGCAATCGCACCGCCCCGGACAATCATCACGACGGGCGCATCATTGAGGGCCATGTCGTGGATTAGCTGGTCGTAAGCCCGCTGCAGGAAAGTGCTGTTTTGAAAGACGACGGGCCGCGCGCCAGCAACTGCCATTGCGACGGCTGAGCTAATACATTCTTGTTCGGCAATTCCCGTGTCAAAGTAGCGGTCGGGATGCTTCTTTTGGAATTCTTTGAGATCAAAGACACCCGGAATAGCAGCATTCATAGCCACTACTGGTTCTCCGGCAGCGATTTGCTTATCCAGCTCGGCTAAGATGGCCGCACTATAAGACTCGCCATTTGCGGCTTGCTTGTCCCGGCCGGTTTTAAGGTCAAATGGTGCCCGCCAATGGTAGGCCATTTTGGCTTCTACGGCTGGTTCGTAGCCCTTTCCCTTGAGCGTATTAACGTGGAGAACGATTGGGTGGTCGATGTCCTTAACGGTTTTGAAAGCTTCAATCATTGCCCGGAGGTCGTTACCGTCCTTGACGTACCGGTAGTCCAACCCCATGAACTTAAAGATATTGTTAGCAGCCTGGCCATCGCTGTCCCGGAGTTCTTTCAGCCCCTGGTACAAGCCGCCCTGGTTTTCATCAATCGACATCTGGTTATCGTTAACCACGATGATGAGGTTAGAATTGAGCTTTGCGGCGTTGTTCAAGCCCTCGAAAGCCAAGCCCCCGCTGAGCGATCCGTCGCCAATGACCGCGACGATGTTATCTTTGGATCCGGTTTTCAGCAAGTCCCGGGCCTGCGCCATCCCCACTGCCAATGCAATCGAAGTTGAGGTGTGGCCAATTTCAAAAAAGTCATGGTTGCTCTCTTCGGGCGAAGTAAAACCAGAAATGTCCTCGTAATGATCTGGGTCAAGGAAGCCGAGCTTGCGCCCCGTCAGCATCTTATGCGGGTAACTCTGGTGGGAGACATCCCAGATTACCTTGTCGTGAGGAGAATTAAAGACGTAATGGTAGGCAATGGTCAGTTCCATCGCCCCGAGGTTGGGCCCGACGTGACCGCCAATTGCGGAATCCCGTTCCAAGACTAGCTGACGCATTTCGCTTGCCAGCTGCTTTAATTCATCAAGTGACATTCCCTTGATGTCTTGGGGCTCATTCACTTCGTTTAGTAAGAAATCTGGATGCCGATTCATTTGCCGCCACTCCTTTAATAATTATTGATTATTTATATTAGTAATTATTCGTTTCTTAATATTTTAACACTTTTCACAAGCCCGCGAAAATAAAGCCCGTGAAAATTGACGAACCGCCTGGACTTCGATACCATAAATGAGGAATAAAGATGTTAATGGGGGTGTCGTTGTCACAATGGGGGAAACTACAAATGCCGCGGTAGAAAAGCTTTCGCCGCTGAAAAAATTAACACCAGAGCAGGAAAAACTGGTCGAGGATATTCTCGCCTTTGCTGGTCAACACATTACGGGTGCGTTTCCCGCAGTTTATACGATTTACGGTGATGCGGGGACCGGCAAGAGCGTGGTGCTCTCC of Limosilactobacillus oris contains these proteins:
- a CDS encoding mucin-binding protein translates to MNKLRIKGTLTLCSTLALLTLASTNALADPVPTGEAPAQEAVLMGDQQAATVDRQITVINPVSGEKAVVTQTATKTPGPDGADTNIWQVYFPPVYQGYKPSQPFVPVTVVTPETQPSNVEITYRPLKQDDIRTNTFAGIFFKDVNGNRVVPMLCQPVDKKGIVQMPEAPKGWEYINRDQLPDSFICYDYKDPFYVFLVKRPAEQVQTKQVTRKIICHLPGGDKVYTQTVTATKFGKQPWKLPAFPAFNVPTPTGYQPSLPTVQKLIADPDHAPVVVEVTYQAITPTRPVGPDRPANDHQAANSSQDSQPADTPDNTVNVAGEGTTAFPDLKDRLAQLQVPLDQLESNEQRSRPVALPQTGNHSEKSGMLPGLIAVAWTAFSASAAFKKKGNYFK
- a CDS encoding 1-deoxy-D-xylulose-5-phosphate synthase, which translates into the protein MNRHPDFLLNEVNEPQDIKGMSLDELKQLASEMRQLVLERDSAIGGHVGPNLGAMELTIAYHYVFNSPHDKVIWDVSHQSYPHKMLTGRKLGFLDPDHYEDISGFTSPEESNHDFFEIGHTSTSIALAVGMAQARDLLKTGSKDNIVAVIGDGSLSGGLAFEGLNNAAKLNSNLIIVVNDNQMSIDENQGGLYQGLKELRDSDGQAANNIFKFMGLDYRYVKDGNDLRAMIEAFKTVKDIDHPIVLHVNTLKGKGYEPAVEAKMAYHWRAPFDLKTGRDKQAANGESYSAAILAELDKQIAAGEPVVAMNAAIPGVFDLKEFQKKHPDRYFDTGIAEQECISSAVAMAVAGARPVVFQNSTFLQRAYDQLIHDMALNDAPVVMIVRGGAIATESATHQGSFDISMISDLPNIEYLAPTNVEELISMLRWAIKQTDQPVVIRQPEKPLLHGRATQDDYSNIQYDIAHQGSEVAIMAVGDFWKLGEDVRAELKAKLNIDATLINPKSVTGIDPEVLHHLAENHDVVVTLEDGNLSGGFGETIDRYYGPKSMKVLNFGAPREFADNVPLDVLYEWYHLTPKQIVDDVEKVLHAL